CTGCTGTCTTAGAGACAAGGAAATGGGACAAGGAGGTAGCCAGCTCTTCCTGTCAAGTCACTCAGGGAGGCTATGGCAGAGCCAGGAATTTCATCCAAATCTCCCAATTATCTGACCTGCTAAATCAGACACCCCTTCCAAGGGAATTTTGGAGCTGGAGGGAGACTTCTGCCGAGGCTGGTGTAGTAGAGCAGTGACTGAGATGCTGTTCTCTGCTTTGAGGCTCCCATTTAAGCTGCTTCAGGGCTACCTCAGAAGCAACAGAGGCAAAAGCAGCCTCTTGCTTCAAATCAAAGCTTGGGTAACAGCATTGAAAGCTGTGCCTTACCTCAGGTGGGAAATCTTCCAAATCTAAGTAGAAGAGCTTGGGGAGTGGTTACTTTTCCCATGGCATAGAACTGTTGCACTGGTTTCTGTTTCTGGCACTGGGAGCCTGGAAGTGCAGTTCACAGCCCTGCAAATCCCATCTTCGGTAATGGAATAGTGAGAAGCAATCCttcagtaatataaaaatacctgACAATGGCATGAGAAGAATTAATGTGATGCTCCCTAACAGCAGGAACACTGTCCACTTCTGGGAACCTTTATCTGTCTGGAGAGGGGAAATCTGCTCTTGGTGATGCAGCTGAGAGATGTATTCACAATTACTTgctggcagagggcagggaaagCATCACGTTGGTGTTGAGGTTGtaccagcacagcagcatggAGCCTTCCAGGAGGTATGTTGGTCCTAATTCTGACCGTGCTGCTTTCCATGGCGTACTTTGGAAATGTGATGTACAGCCTGCACACCCATGGGGAGGCTTTTGCCTTTCAGAGACCTCGCCGATGTTGGTGAGCAATCTGTAGGGTGCTGTGATGAGCCACTGGAAAGgttcctctctgctttcccagcCTTTTCCCTGTGTAAGCATCCGCTCTCCCCTGAGCTGTTTCCTGGCTGCTTGTAGCAGCGTGTGACCGCCAGGCTGCTGGAGAACATCTGGAACCTGCTGTGAAAGCTGAGATGACAAATGCAAGTCCTGTGTGGTTTATGTTTATGCACACTTCTCGCTGATGGTCCAGCCTTGTGGAAACACAGCTATGTCTGATGGGTCTGGAGCGTCTGTTAGCTCACTGAGCCTGAGCATTAGGATTTGTTAGCTGCCGACCAAATCAAAGCTTCCTGGGCAAAATGGCAGGGCTTTACTGGGACCAGTGGATCTGTTCATCCAATGCTGGAGCAGATCCTCACCTAGTGAGTCTCACTGCCTATAATGCACTTcaagtttctgcttttctggagTAAGGAAGCCTCAGCATCTCAATGTGTTGCAGTGCAGGAAGTCTCAGAGCAACTTAAACCAgaaacaggcacagctctgctgaatgTGCTTtgtccagctctgctttttagCTCGTGACTGCTAGCGTTTGTGTTTCATTATGTGATATTTCAGGTGGTGTAGGAGCTATTTTCTCACAGCTAGGCTGATGCTGATGGCTTTTTGCCTCATTTAGGATGGAGGGACAATAAAGAAACAGCCCTGAAATACAAGTCAGGAACATCCAGCTGGTACTCATAGCTCCCCAGCCAGATGATGAATCAACTGAGCCTTCTTGGGGGCTGCTGGAGTTTATGGCATACCCATGCTTGTGGACGTGCTGCTTTGTGCAGCCATCCCAGGGAGAGGCTTTTAACTGGCATAAGGGAGGTGGTTTAGGGTGCAGATGCCAGGAGGGCAGTAACAGGCTGGCTGAAAACAAAGGCTTCTTAGGAGAAAGATCCATCCATGGTCGTAACAGGAACTGGCTGAAGTGGGGTTCAAAGTCTCAGCAACTCAGCAAGCCCCCAAGTTTTGCATGCCTGAATTCCCCCCCTGACACGGTGCAAAGCTGGTTGCTCACAGAGATGTGTAAAAGGTAAAGGGATCAGCAGAAAGACTCCTGTTGATACCAATGCACAGTTCAGACAGGTCCTTCTGTGCTGCGTCTGGAATGAAGCTGGTACAAGGACTGACCAGCCAGGCTGGGCTATCCTGGGGAGCTCAGCTCCATGCAGCACTGTGCAGTGTAATTATGCCTGAACCCTTCCACCTGTAAGAATGCAGTAGTGGCCTAAAATACCTGCTAATTCTTTTGCTAAGAAGTCAGGCGTCAAGACATGCTTGCCTTTATGTAAGCTGTGGATGACTGAATATCATCCTGCTACATAAGTGAGGTAATAGCCTGTAGAGAGGTTATCACCTGTCAGTGAGCCTGAGGAAGAAAGACCCTTGCTTTTCAGGGAGACCAGTGGCAACTGCACAGCCTTCTCTACACAGCAGTTTGTATTTGCCTCTTGTACAGCTCCAGGTCTTCTTACTCTTCGGAACATGGGATACTCAAGCTCTTCGTGTGTAATGTTGCATGTGGTGTTCACAGTTTGATAGACTAAGTAGGCTTGTTGCTgtgaggaaactttttttttttggctgaggATCCCCATCCTACCCTGCAATCTTATCTGACAGGATTATTGTAACAGCGGtttttagaaaacacatttaattctCTGCGTATGAGTTGTGTTACCTTTCAGGTGTCATCTCTGGTTGTTCTGGTTTGCCATGGTCTCGCTGGTCTATGATGTCTACAGTTGTCAATCTCACAACAGTGGTGTGTAACTTTATTCAAACTATCCCAGGGAATTTGTGACTGGATAAAAGCTTCATCCAGTGTGAGGAAGTCATGACTTAATACTTTTATGTATTAAGTCTGTTTATGGCTGGAAGTAAATTTGCTTGTTCTGGAAGTTGTGGTCTGCTAAAAAGCTAGGGATCTCTACTCATCTCATGCTCTGGGACAGAAATCAGTTTGAGAGAGATCTGAACAGCCTACAGGCTTGGACAGTGGCATCTCTGCAGTCCTTTAAGTTCAGTTTCAGGATTCAACCACTCAGTTTTTAAAGATTACAGGGCTCTAAATCACTGTACTGGCAATTTATGACTTGTAGCAGTAGGTTGGACAGCTGCGTGGCACAGCGTAGGGCGGTGTGGGCAGGGTATAAAGCCTTTAATGCTAGCTTGACCTTtgaaaggaggggaagaggctACCTCCCTCTGCACAGCTTGCTTTCTACCATGGCCTGCTTCTCACAGTTGCCTGCTGCAGTTGAGAGCAAAAGGGGCTGGAACCATCCTGTGAGGCAGCTTCATCTCCCCTTGACAGACTGGCACTTTTCCCAGTCCTGTGCAGGGCAGATCCAGGACAAAGCTGGGAAGATGTAGCACTTTATAGACATGTCTGGCACAATTTAACATCTGGTTTGCAAGCGTACAGCTATCTGTCACTTTAGTTGAAACAACAGCTTCCAGTTTGTTATAGCAATGTTCTGACAATACTGCTGAAGTGTCAGACTGATCTTACTGATCCGTTGCTTCCTtggcttgtttttcttgtgttatTCAAGCAGGATATTGCTTGTGTATAACTATTATAGCCTtagtgttgttggtttttgtttgtttgttttaaaggctAAGTTCAGGCCACTTCATAAGCAAATAGTTAAACATGTCTACATACAGACAGGAAACTCTTGTCTACGCTTGATGGAACTGGACCTATACAAATCAATAAGATATTTAATTAGTCTTTACAAAATACGCCATGAAATGTAAACAGATGCATCCCTACTTAATAGAGAGCCCTGTAATTGGGAAGTGCTGCATTTAGGATTAGGTCATTCCTCAGAGGAAGACTGACACACAGCTCTCATTCTTTTACAAAGAAGGAAGcttaaagacaaaaaggaacAGAGGGAGTAATACAGAGGGtgtgtttttggttgtttgtggCTTTTTAAGTCATTTGCGTGATAGGGAACTGCTGCCAATCCTAACTGTCATAAAGAGATACACTAACTTGCTCTAAACATGATATACAAATCTGTAACATTTGAGTGAAACAAAGCTGTAACAAACAATCCTGAGTTACATCCACATGTTCATTTTGTCAGTTCAGATTAAACAGTTAAAGTTATTTATTAACTGCTTGGAAGACTTAGCTATCTAGTTTTGAAAAACTGTAACCTCCAATAATAACACAAGTTGTAGCTTATGCTGGTGTTGTAATAGCAGTGCCATTTTCAGCTTCAATCAATTGCACTTGTGCTCTTACCTTGCTCTGGGCTCTTAGGCAAGTGTTTGACAGAATCCCTAAAAATTGCTTAtgatgctgtttttctcttcccctgacaaaaaaaaaaacaactttaaaagctTCACCATTTTTGCTAATCGGTAAATTGCTGCTGCCACCTTAGTTGCAGAGAGAAGACAAATGACTGGAGCCATTGTTCCATTGTACATGTGTCAGATAAGAGTACTTCTGGGTATGTATAGAGAACATACATATGTTCATATGTATGATAGAGAGCTTTTGGAAATTTGGTTTTTTTAAAGTCATGGTAAgacagcatgaaagaaaactgctttcttaATGTGTTAAGTATAAATTTACAATTAGGAATTTAATACAAACAGCAATATCAATATTCTAGTAGAAATTGAACTATCATGTCAACTGAATCACCTGATTCCCCTGCAGCAGTGAACACATTACAAGGAAAGTATGTGTTAATTGGCATGTATTGACAAAAGTGCCACAAAAAAATTGAAGTTATTTGTCCCTTTGCAATTTGATAAAAAAGCATAATACAGAAATCTATGCATACACAGCATAAGACTTTTACAGGTAAGACATTTGTACATCCATTTAACCTCTGGTGATCCACTCATTCAGCCTTGACAAGTCAGGAGAATTCTGAATTTTCTACTTTCCATTTTCAGCACTGAACATTCGCTCCTAGAAGGAGAAGTGAACAAATAAGTGGCAGTTCGGGAACTGCGCTGTGCATTAGTAATGCAAGTTAAATCACTGTTAAGTAGTTGTCAGTCAACAAGGGCCTAGATGACATAATTGGTGTATTTCTGCTCCCCAAAGCACAAAACTCAGTTAATCCCATCAAAAGACTTATCCTACACTGACAGAAAACTTTCATATGTCCTAGCTATACTCATATCTGTGCTTGGTGCCTCCTACAAGGAGTACAAGCATGTACTATTTCTAACTCACTCTCTGAAGATTATTATTGATGTTAACTGTCAGCAGTGATACAAGTCTAGAATTAGACTTTTCACTTAGCCAGTAGTGTTATTTTGATTAGCTGCTACTCTGAACATTGCCTTAGGCCTAAAAAACAGGTGTGTCTATATACACCTGGCATGAATATAAAGTTCACTgcatctcaaaaataaaaagttcattCCATGGAGGTGTCCAGTCTGCTAGCTGCCTGTCCTACATAACATGTACCACCTGTACAAAACTTGATCAGGCTTGCTGACACATTCCTAATCCTCTGCCATACCACAAGCAATTGAGGGTTAGCTGCAGTACTTGAAGGAACATGAGAGGTGGAAAGAGGCAGCATGACATAGCACCTACCTTTAACATTGTCTCCAACTTTATTGCATCTGCAGCAAATTTTCTGATCCCATCAGATAGTTTTTCCACAGCCATTTGGTCTTCATTATGGTGCCAACGGAATGCCTTCTCATCCAGGTGGATCTTCTCAAGATCACATGCCTGAGCTGCACAAGGgaaattcaaaaagaaacaaaattgtatTATCAGATTGATATCAAAAGCCACCGGTATCTCAAAACCGTGGCCATCAACAACTGGAAAGTTTTGAACACTACTTTCAGTATGACTTTCTGCAAGACTGAAAGTGTTCCTACACtgtgttctgaaaaaaagttatacAGAAATCAGTCTCCCTTAAAACACAATGTTCATAGGTATGCCATTATCTCTTATCTGCTTCTGAATGGTACAGTACTTTCAGGCCTATTATCAAGAACTATGCAATGGTCCTACTGCAGCAAGATATTCTAAGCAAATATGCTGAACAATTAAGTCTTTGATTATTTGGCAAGCACCTAACAAAAGCTCAATTGATAACGTGCCTACGAGCTAGCTAGCACCCTGTAAGCAGCAACCCATGACAACAACTCTGTAAATCTCATCATCTGAGttgaaaagtaacattttagTAAGGGAATGGAAAAGCAAGAGCAGTGCAACAGGAACATACGCTCAGAACTACTGTGGCATAATATCACTAGAACAAATTATTCTTGCATATTACTTCATTTCTAAagtttctggaggaaaaaaaaaaatcttttggcAGGCCTAGAGCTAACAATATCCTGATGCAATATCAGCATAATGATTAAACCCTGTTTGGCATCTTTGCTAACAATCAGTAAAAAAATCATCCCAAATATATGAAGTATAAagttccttcttccctccctgtccTCTTCGGGGAAGGTGCTCAAAACCCATATTAATTCCAGTTAGCATACTCAGAGGGACCCAAGACCCTAAGGAAGTAACTATGTATAGCAGTGGTAGTAGTACAGCTGTAATGTAACCCCTTCAGAGAGGGGTCAACATTCAGTCTTAAAACAGAATGGAAGCAGGCACTGTAGAGCTGAGGGGAAACAAATGCTCTTAATGCTCAAGAAGAAAGGGAGTCAAAGCAAGCCTATATTACGTAGAAGTAGACTTACCATCTTTAACACTGAGCGTGGGAGTTAGCTTGACATGCTCTTTGCTGAGCTCTGCCAAAAGCTTGGGTGAAATAGTGAGATAGTCACAGCCTGtaagtgcttttatttctcctgtaTTTCGAAATGAAGCACCCATCACAATAGTTTTGTAGCCAAACTTTTTGTAGTAGTTATAGATCTTAGTGACACTCTTCACtcctaaagaagaaaaattggcAGTTTTCAGAATAATTCATTTGAAGCACAGATGATTATTTAGAACATGCTGAAAACCATTTGTTTCACAAGGGGATTTTTAGAAGTAAATTGCAGTTCAAATGAGTAGATATTGgggaaattttttatttttttttaaaaaaaaagcttacctGGATCCTCTGAAGGTTCATAGGTTTTCTTATCTCCGTTTGCAACATACCAATCCAGGATGCGTCCTACAAATGGGGAAATCAGAGTAACCCCAGCTTCAGCACAGGCAACTGCCTGGGCAAAGGAGAACAGCAAGGTCATGTTGCAGTGAATCCCATACTCTGCTTCCAGAACCCTGCAGACATAGGCAGGCTTAAATGGCATTTTCCTCACCTAATAAACTTACATTCTAGCAATGTTAGTAGGTTAAACTACTGATTTCTTGACTTTAATTAGAGATGTGGCACAGTTTATAAGCTTTAAAGTGTAAAGGTagcaaagcaaatgttttgcaCTGCTGGTGATCTATTTAATATTGTTCTCTGAACCAAATGCAGATGACTTAACACAACATTTCAGGAAACTGTTTACAAATGGCCCAGCCCTTGTATGAACAAACTTTTCCTCATTCAGCAGAAAGCTTCAGTATAGCACCACGCTTGCTAGCTGTAGCCCTGGCAACAAGTTTCCTGGTGCAGTGCTTTCAAAACgatgctttattttatgtgtCGAACGTGTTTAAGTGTCCAAACAGCCAGAAACATACTATGAATCAGCATACCAGTTACAGAAGTACTTACTTGCCAGCCTGGATTCCTTCCCATGTTGAAGAGAGCTTTATGAGAATCCGATCTTTACCAATTCCTGCTTCCTTATAAAGGTCAATAAGACGCCGGGCCCTCTGAATCATTCCTTCCTTATCAAAGGACAACCTTTGGAACAAGAGCAGGACTTcttaagttttattaaaaaaaactctcCGAAAGAAACAACATTCAGAACCACCATACTATGTTAGCAGAATTTATGTACTAGTAGCAggtttttcttctcagagataCTTCCTTGACTGTCAAGTAGCAGTGacgcagcactgctgctgtttcatttgGAGAATCCGGAGCTCAACATAACTTTCTCAGAGAAAGTCATATTTTCCTCAGGTTTTTCCATAATGAATGTAGAAGCTGAGCCTTAGAAGTGACTTGACAAGGAGCACATGGACAGACAAATCCTATGCAAGTCACTAAACAAATTGCTAAAGCAGATCTCTTGGAAAATTGAGGACTATCACACAGAAGAGAATGAGCAAAGTTCTAGGTATACTAGAAGCATGATGTTTCCCTTGCCTAAGGACCAGAAGGAGGACAACAAAGATCAGATCTCTACATTACTTGTTCTTATGAAGTTTTGTCACCAAGTTATAACAAAGTCCTGATCAAGCAAATGAACTGCAATTCATTGTCTAAATATTAACAACACAAGCTCCTGGTAGTCTTGTAACAGTGAACTGTCCAGTCAAGAACATATTTCTTCAGCTCACATCATCTCTTTTTGTAGGCATAAATATACAGGGTAACCCAGAGGTAAGAGAGCCAACCTTGCATCTACTTCTGTGGACACGCGGCCAGGTATCCTCTTCAATATTTCAGCTCCAAATAATACAAAAAGTTTGTCACaagcattttgtatttgctcATCTTCTGACCtaaaaaacatgaagaacagaatcatttattttttttggggtgggtaGCATGTTCAAGACTTGCCATTGATTTCAAGATCAAATTTCACAGTCCGTTTAACGTTAAATTCCTGCATTCAAATAAAcacttctgctctgctccatgtTTGTTCTGCCCTCTGTGTACCACCGATAGTATTAGCCTTCAGACACTATTTCCTATTATGCTGTCAACTCAGGAATGTTTTCTGGAACAGTCCTAGAAGGCTATATGAGAACTGATAAATGGAGATGCATTTCTGAAACTTGTAACAAGCAGCTTTTCTTTAGGGTTGAGGCTTTCTGGTACAGGAGGTAAACCTACAAGCACGCAGGGGGAAAAGCCCTAGTATGTTGCTAGTAGTACTAAACACTATTTGCATAAATGAAGTATCTTAAATATAGACCTACGGGGGGAGGGgaacaacaacatttttcttaccCGCCAAGTTTTTTTCCGTATGCAACCGCATCATCCACAAGTTTCTGGTAAGCTGGCATCTGAGCCGCAGCTAGTATCAGAGATGGGTTTGTGGTGGCATCTAGGGGCTTGTACTCGTCAATtgctagaaaaacagaaagagttcatttaaaatattaaattaaaaggaTTTTGCTCAGATATGTAAAGATGGAAACACTTATGGCCATAGGGTAGTTGCATTCATGACAGAGCAGACTAGTGGATGGTGATGTTCAAATATCACTGCTTGAATGTTGGCTTGCATCAGAAGTACCACTACAAGGCTAACAGCACTACAGCAATACAACAGAGCAAAGCTTACTCACTACTTTaggcaaaagaaataaacttgTAGAAATGACAGATGAAGAGAAGTGATAGTAGACCTTCATATCATATTCACCATCATAGCTGAGTTCCAGGAATTAGAGgggaaagtaaagaaaaaggattCTCTTCCCTTCTAGGGTTAGGcatttggggttttgtttgtctACAACTGTTAGaaccagagaaaaagaaaaattcatctGTCAAAAAAAACTGTTAGTGtcttttagcattttaaaacctCAAGTAGTTGCAGATGGCTTTTTGTTGTCAGGTCTTATAAGTTCCTTGTACTGCCAGGCTGCCTTTCGTATATAAGACACTTGAATGTTTGGCTTATCCTAATCCCTGGACTACACCTATTTCAGGTGGCAGCAGTTGTTTACCAAAGTAGGCTGTGACTGTGCATTGTCAGGCCCTAATCAGAGCTGAGCTGCCCAGCATGCCGGGTCTGACTCAGCAAACGGGTCAGTGCCTCTGCAGGCTCTTTGGTGACTGCTGCTTACAAGCTCTGGAGAGTTAACCAGAGTTAACGCAGCTGAATGTCCAGAATAACAAAATATCATcagctccttttcctctgcatttctgcatggGGATGAAAACACAAGTTAATAGAATATGACAGTTTTTGTAgagatagaagaaaaatattgttttttttcataacttccCCATAGGCAACGATTGTGATCGTGAAGCAAGTTCATGCCATATAAACACATCtttcaaaaaacactttaattcaCAGGGATGCCGCTCAGAATAATGTGGTACATTTATAAAACTGTATTCTGAAGCAGACACAATTttagaaaagtatatttttgaCAGCTTATTACATCTCTACAGTATTGCAGCACTTAAAATAATCTTATGGGTTTCTGGCAAGATGCATAAAGTAATCTCATTAAGTCTGTCACCCATCCTAAACAAGACAATTAAGCATGTCAGGCAAGAAACTGCAATTTTCCCCTGTAGAGGGCTAGGTAGGTATTCCAGGGGATGTTGAGGAGATACTGGTAATGATATGGTTATTCAGTATTTTCCAGATGCCTGTTCAATGTGAGGGTAATGTGGCTgatggaaatgtttaaaaaaaaaagtggtcttGTGGGAAGCTCTTAGCCTGTATTTCAGCTGCCTGGTACAAGCTTTTGCAAGGGGGCACCTGTGACCGGTGTGCCACCTTTTCTCACTGTGAGCACAAGGAAAACTGTGCAAGAGTAAGCATAGGCTGGTCTGCCTTGCTTAAAACTGCAAAGTTATTGCAGCTACTACTGAAGCCAACCACCACTTGGTGCAGATATAAGTGGGCAGTTTGTCTCTTGCTTTGGGAACCGTTCAAACTAGCCTCTTTTCTTACACAGCACCATACAGACACGTTTATGTAAAAATCCTGGCAATTATGTTAGCAACAACTGCACCTTAATTAGTAGCAGTGTTTAAGCTGAACAGGGAGGGAGCCAGATGTCACCCGTAGCCTTGTTTGCACAGTAAGAAAGATCCACAGGTGACAACAGGCAGTCAGAGATCAACTGCAAAAGCATTTCAAGGAGCACATTTAAActttccagcaggcagctctcaGCCTCCTTACTGCCACCAACACTCAAACACCCCCCTGCCATCACGAGGATTCTTTGTTATGCTTTTCTGAAGCCAGGGTAGCCAGTGTAATGCCTTAAATTCATGTAATTTCACCGCACGCTGGTTTTTAACTAGGTTTGTTGCTACTCCAAGGCAGGTAAACCTGATGAGGCTCAAGCTGTTCCTGACTGCCTTAATTTCATCTTGACAGAGGCGTGTGAGTGCCCTGCGCCTTTCAGGTGCTGCAGTTGTCTGTTGTGTCAGtcagaaaggaaagtaaatttCCCTGTAATGTTTCACTTAACCGGACACTTGAAATCAGGCAATCCCAAGCACTTAACAGACAGACGTGGCCGAGAGCCAGTGCATATATACAGGCACACAGTCATCTTTGGGGCACGAATCTCATCTCTGACCACCTCTGTGCATTCCTAGCCTTAACTTTATTAACATAAGGCGGTGGATGGTGAATGTCTGGGGCAGTGCCTGCAGGATCAGGCAGGTAGGAGGCAGATGGCTGCGTTATGAGGGGCGGCAGGGCAGGATTCACCACACGATGCCTGTAAGACCCACAGAGGTTCAGGGAGGGGGCTCGGCCGGGATGTGCTGGGAGGGTCAGCGGGGACAGCCGGGGGCCTTGTGGACCAGCCCCACCACTTCCCAGGAAGCGCCAGCGCCTTCTCGTCAGATAAAGAACGCCAAAAAAACACCctcttgcattattttattgcttcacagctgctttgcttCCGCCTTctgaagaaggggaaaaaaaaaaaaaaaaaaaccaccaccacccaacCGCACACAGCGGCTATCGGAGCGAGCTCCCCCCAGCCTGTTAATTACCAGCGAGCCCCCCGCAGACCGCCTGTTAATTACTAATAAGCCTGGCGTGCCCCTGCTCCGGCGGACACCCCGCAGGGCGGCTCAAAGCGGATTTCCAAGGGGCTGGACCCGGCAGCAGCGCCGTGCCCCTGCGGCCCCCCAGCGCCGGGAGCCGGGGTCTCGAACCCGCGaccctgggggcagcagggcagcgcACCTGGCGGGGGGCGGCGcgctcccagccccccccccatctcGCCGCGGTGGTTCGCTCCCCCTCCGCCCTTCGCCCCCTCGGCCGGACGCGTCCATTCTGCGCTGCGGGGGAAGGTGTAAgagccgccgccagccccgccgcTTTTCCCCTCCACCCTCACCGTTGAAATCCCCGGTGTCGGCCACCACCGTGGTGTGGTGCTTGAGCTGGTCCAGCGCCGACTCCATCTTCTGCCGCTTCACGGGGGACACCGACATTTTccgcggggtgggggggggctggcgcCGGCCTTTAAGGGAGCTGCCTGCCCGGAGGGGAGCCGGCCTGCGCGCGCACCCGCCGCTCGTGCCCGACACCCGCGGCCTCGGCTCCCGGGGAGAGGTggggccgcccgcccggccctcCGCCAATCCCGTCtcgggggggggagcggcgaGCCAATCAGAAGCGCGGTGACAAGACGGACGGCGGCCagcaagagggagagaagggcgaggggagggaggaagcttCTGATTGGCTGCTTTCGCCGCTCGGGTGGGCGGGAGCTCGTCACCTTGGGGACGGGGGATGCGGCTCCCC
The genomic region above belongs to Cygnus olor isolate bCygOlo1 chromosome 5, bCygOlo1.pri.v2, whole genome shotgun sequence and contains:
- the TALDO1 gene encoding transaldolase, whose product is MSVSPVKRQKMESALDQLKHHTTVVADTGDFNAIDEYKPLDATTNPSLILAAAQMPAYQKLVDDAVAYGKKLGGSEDEQIQNACDKLFVLFGAEILKRIPGRVSTEVDARLSFDKEGMIQRARRLIDLYKEAGIGKDRILIKLSSTWEGIQAGKVLEAEYGIHCNMTLLFSFAQAVACAEAGVTLISPFVGRILDWYVANGDKKTYEPSEDPGVKSVTKIYNYYKKFGYKTIVMGASFRNTGEIKALTGCDYLTISPKLLAELSKEHVKLTPTLSVKDAQACDLEKIHLDEKAFRWHHNEDQMAVEKLSDGIRKFAADAIKLETMLKERMFSAENGK